One window from the genome of Gammaproteobacteria bacterium encodes:
- the pqqE gene encoding pyrroloquinoline quinone biosynthesis protein PqqE, with translation MPLWLLAELTYACPLQCPYCSNPLDMARQGKELDTETWLKVLREARAMGATQLGLSGGEPLLRRDLEVIIAEGRQLGFYSNLITSGIGMDEERVETFRRAGLDHIQISFQASSQELNDFLGGTHSFERKLEMARAVKRHDYPMVLNVVLHRHNIEQLDQILEMAITLDADYVELANTQYYGWALHNREQLLPTREQLQNAEVVANEYRERLKQRMKIYYIIPDYYEDRPKACMNGWGNVFLTITPDGTALPCHAARQLPGLELPNVRDSSVEWIWRDSPTFNQFRGFDWMKEPCRSCPEKTRDLGGCRCQAYMLTGDAANTDPVCGKSPHHDVILNAVVHANSPEAQGDPKPLIFRNPRNSKRLTAEQRATPEHLS, from the coding sequence ATGCCATTGTGGCTGTTGGCCGAACTCACTTATGCCTGCCCACTTCAATGTCCTTACTGCAGTAACCCGCTCGACATGGCGCGCCAAGGCAAGGAGCTTGATACCGAGACGTGGCTGAAGGTCTTGCGCGAGGCGCGCGCCATGGGCGCGACACAGCTGGGTCTATCCGGTGGGGAACCGTTGTTACGGCGCGATCTTGAAGTAATTATCGCCGAGGGCCGCCAGCTTGGATTCTATTCGAACCTGATTACGTCGGGTATCGGCATGGATGAGGAGCGAGTCGAAACGTTTCGGCGCGCCGGCCTTGACCACATCCAGATCAGCTTTCAGGCAAGTTCGCAGGAACTCAACGATTTTCTGGGCGGCACCCACTCGTTCGAGCGCAAGCTCGAAATGGCGCGTGCAGTCAAGCGTCATGATTATCCCATGGTGCTTAACGTGGTACTACATCGCCACAACATCGAGCAGTTGGACCAGATTCTGGAGATGGCGATTACCCTGGATGCTGATTATGTCGAGCTAGCGAATACGCAATATTACGGCTGGGCGTTGCATAACCGCGAACAGCTACTGCCGACGCGCGAGCAACTGCAAAACGCGGAAGTCGTCGCCAACGAATACCGCGAGCGCCTCAAGCAACGGATGAAGATTTACTACATCATCCCGGATTACTACGAGGACCGTCCAAAAGCCTGCATGAACGGCTGGGGAAATGTATTTCTCACCATCACGCCGGATGGCACCGCCCTGCCCTGCCACGCGGCGCGACAATTGCCGGGACTGGAGCTTCCCAATGTACGCGATTCGAGTGTCGAATGGATCTGGCGCGACTCGCCGACATTCAATCAGTTTCGTGGCTTCGACTGGATGAAGGAACCGTGCCGTAGCTGTCCGGAAAAGACCCGGGATCTCGGCGGCTGCCGCTGTCAGGCCTATATGCTCACAGGCGATGCGGCGAATACCGATCCGGTATGCGGCAAGTCACCGCATCACGACGTGATACTGAATGCCGTCGTGCACGCTAACAGCCCCGAGGCGCAAGGCGATCCCAAGCCGTTGATATTCAGGAATCCGCGCAACTCCAAACGGCTTACCGCGGAGCAGCGGGCGACACCGGAACACCTAAGCTAG
- the pqqA gene encoding pyrroloquinoline quinone precursor peptide PqqA — protein MKWTTPEYSDVRFGFEITMYINNR, from the coding sequence ATGAAGTGGACAACCCCAGAATACAGCGACGTACGTTTTGGTTTTGAAATCACGATGTACATCAACAACCGGTAA
- the pip gene encoding prolyl aminopeptidase encodes MSAQYIYPAIEPYASGMLDVEPPHRLYFEQCGNPDGIPVVFLHGGPGSGCAPGHRRFFNPAAYRIVLMDQRGAGRSQPVGCLEKNNTQALLADLEQLRSHLDIEQWLLYGGSWGATLALLYLRLWPRRVSALVLRGAFLGRLRDLAWFYSADGVGRLFPQDYDSFIKHLPERAEPVSAYHRLLHAPEISVRMDAARRWNAWETRVVMQFLPAGNQGGSMQSDEILRRATIVNHYAHHEFFLGGEGVPLDFEVLNGKPCTIVHGQRDLVCPLESAWTAHCALPGSELRVVETGGHVANDPAIGKVLVEVFDQMAARFAG; translated from the coding sequence GTGTCAGCTCAGTATATTTACCCTGCAATAGAGCCATACGCTTCGGGGATGCTCGATGTGGAGCCGCCGCATCGGCTTTACTTCGAACAGTGCGGGAATCCCGACGGCATTCCCGTGGTGTTTCTGCATGGCGGGCCGGGCTCCGGATGCGCGCCCGGTCATCGGCGCTTCTTTAACCCGGCCGCTTACCGAATCGTGCTGATGGATCAGCGCGGTGCCGGCCGATCGCAGCCCGTCGGTTGCCTGGAGAAAAACAATACGCAGGCATTGCTCGCGGATTTGGAGCAATTGAGGTCACACCTCGATATCGAACAGTGGTTGCTGTATGGCGGCTCATGGGGCGCTACCCTGGCGCTGCTTTATCTGAGGCTTTGGCCGCGCCGGGTTTCAGCGCTGGTGCTGCGCGGGGCGTTTCTCGGGCGATTGCGCGATCTGGCGTGGTTTTACAGTGCGGATGGCGTCGGACGCTTATTTCCACAAGACTACGATTCGTTCATCAAGCATCTTCCTGAGCGCGCTGAGCCGGTATCCGCGTACCATCGCTTGCTGCACGCGCCTGAGATTAGTGTGCGAATGGACGCCGCGCGTCGCTGGAACGCCTGGGAAACTCGGGTGGTCATGCAATTTCTGCCGGCGGGGAACCAGGGCGGCAGCATGCAATCGGATGAAATCCTGCGCCGCGCGACGATCGTCAATCACTACGCCCATCATGAGTTCTTTTTGGGCGGCGAGGGCGTGCCGCTGGATTTCGAAGTTTTAAACGGCAAACCATGCACGATCGTTCATGGCCAGCGCGATCTCGTATGTCCTCTGGAATCCGCATGGACGGCGCATTGCGCGTTGCCGGGATCGGAGTTACGCGTTGTGGAAACGGGTGGGCATGTCGCGAATGACCCCGCGATCGGTAAAGTGCTGGTTGAGGTATTCGATCAGATGGCGGCGCGCTTCGCTGGTTGA